Proteins from one Streptomyces sp. NBC_00390 genomic window:
- a CDS encoding amidohydrolase family protein, producing MIDVASAVHLVDHYCQGVLRTELGLGTFEAHLAPAAAPSAPPAPGTTFFDTQTGFAVRRWCPPLLGLEPHCPPARYLARRRELGVLEAGRRLLRGTGITTYLVDTGRPGDFTGPPEIAAAGAADAREIVRLELLAEQVADTSGTVEALLANLAEAVHGAAASAVAFTCVAAVHESLAEAPEPPGAGEVRGAAGRWLAVRHAGDPIDDPVLLRHLLWIAVASGLPLQLHVGVRDPLLLAPFATATAGLGTDLVLLHGYPYHRSAAHLASAHPHVYADLGPTIARTGPRAAAVLAEILELAPFGKLLFSSGAQGLPEMHVVGARIFREAVGRVLGEWVADGAWARSDAERVATMLASGNARRVYGL from the coding sequence ATGATCGACGTTGCGTCCGCGGTGCACCTCGTCGACCACTACTGCCAAGGGGTGCTCCGCACCGAACTGGGCCTTGGCACCTTCGAGGCGCATCTTGCGCCGGCCGCGGCACCGTCCGCGCCGCCGGCGCCCGGGACGACCTTCTTCGACACGCAGACCGGGTTCGCGGTACGGCGCTGGTGTCCGCCGCTGCTCGGCCTGGAGCCCCACTGCCCGCCTGCCCGCTACCTGGCCCGCCGCCGCGAACTGGGGGTGCTGGAGGCGGGCAGACGGCTGCTGCGCGGCACCGGGATCACCACGTACCTGGTGGACACCGGGCGCCCCGGCGATTTCACGGGGCCGCCCGAGATCGCCGCCGCAGGAGCCGCCGACGCCCGGGAGATCGTCCGGCTCGAGCTGCTTGCCGAGCAGGTCGCCGACACCTCGGGCACCGTCGAGGCCCTGCTGGCCAACCTCGCCGAAGCCGTCCACGGCGCAGCCGCATCGGCCGTCGCCTTCACCTGCGTGGCCGCCGTGCACGAAAGCCTGGCCGAGGCCCCGGAGCCGCCGGGGGCGGGGGAGGTACGCGGGGCCGCGGGGCGCTGGCTGGCCGTACGCCACGCGGGCGATCCCATCGACGACCCCGTCCTGCTGCGGCACCTGCTGTGGATCGCGGTCGCCTCCGGTCTGCCGCTGCAACTGCACGTCGGCGTCCGGGACCCGCTGCTGCTCGCCCCCTTCGCCACGGCGACGGCCGGGCTCGGCACCGATCTCGTGCTGCTGCACGGCTACCCGTACCACCGCAGCGCCGCGCATCTGGCGAGCGCGCACCCTCACGTGTACGCGGATCTGGGTCCGACGATCGCCCGGACCGGGCCACGGGCGGCGGCGGTGCTCGCGGAGATCCTGGAGCTCGCGCCCTTCGGCAAACTGCTGTTCTCCAGCGGGGCGCAAGGGCTGCCCGAGATGCATGTGGTGGGCGCGAGGATCTTCCGGGAAGCGGTCGGCCGGGTGCTGGGCGAGTGGGTCGCCGATGGCGCGTGGGCGCGCTCGGACGCGGAACGCGTGGCCACGATGCTCGCGTCGGGCAACGCGCGCCGGGTGTACGGGCTGTGA
- a CDS encoding COX15/CtaA family protein — protein sequence MQTPLAYIAQRWTPSPRTLRRAALSAVVMSVVIIVTGGAVRLTGSGLGCDTWPKCTDDSLFATPEQGLHGAIEFGNRMLTYVLSAAVGWAIIAVRAVKPRRRGLSRIAWSQFWIVMANAVVGGITVFAGLNPWTVAGHFLLANALLTVTTITWVRTHEGDGVPRPRVPRPVRKLSWAIIAASGVLIVLGTSVTGSGKHAGDSSKVPRMPWDWVDAAHIHAVAAWVVCALAVAMWLVLRVVDAPDDTRARARDLLIVLLLQGAVGYVQYFTHVPEILVGLHMLGSALMWIAVLRLALSLREREELETAVPSRPGGALSSV from the coding sequence GTGCAGACCCCCCTCGCCTATATCGCCCAGCGGTGGACACCGTCCCCCAGAACGCTCCGGCGTGCCGCGCTCTCCGCAGTCGTGATGAGCGTGGTCATCATCGTCACGGGCGGCGCGGTCCGGCTGACCGGCTCCGGTCTCGGCTGCGACACCTGGCCCAAGTGCACGGACGACAGCCTGTTCGCCACGCCTGAGCAGGGTCTCCACGGCGCGATCGAGTTCGGCAACCGGATGCTCACCTACGTCCTGTCGGCCGCGGTCGGCTGGGCGATCATCGCCGTACGGGCGGTCAAGCCGCGGCGGCGGGGGCTCAGCCGGATCGCCTGGTCGCAGTTCTGGATCGTCATGGCCAATGCGGTGGTGGGTGGCATCACCGTGTTCGCGGGCCTGAACCCGTGGACCGTGGCGGGGCACTTCCTGCTCGCCAACGCCCTGCTCACGGTCACGACGATCACCTGGGTACGCACGCACGAGGGGGACGGCGTCCCGCGCCCCCGCGTACCGCGCCCGGTCCGCAAGCTGTCCTGGGCGATCATCGCGGCCTCTGGGGTCCTGATCGTGCTGGGCACCTCGGTGACCGGCTCGGGCAAGCACGCGGGGGACAGCAGCAAGGTGCCGCGTATGCCGTGGGACTGGGTCGACGCCGCGCACATCCACGCGGTGGCTGCCTGGGTGGTCTGCGCGCTGGCCGTCGCCATGTGGCTGGTCCTGCGGGTGGTGGACGCGCCCGACGACACCCGGGCACGGGCCCGTGATCTGCTGATCGTGCTGCTGCTCCAGGGGGCGGTCGGCTACGTGCAGTACTTCACGCACGTCCCCGAGATCCTGGTCGGCCTGCACATGCTCGGCTCGGCGCTGATGTGGATCGCGGTACTGCGTCTGGCACTGAGTCTGCGGGAACGCGAGGAGCTGGAGACGGCGGTCCCGTCCCGGCCCGGCGGTGCGCTCTCCTCGGTCTGA
- a CDS encoding ABC transporter permease, which translates to MSAGTYAPKPGAAPLPRMIAAQAAFETRMLLRNGEQLLLTVIIPSLLLVLFSTVDVVDTGSGKAVDFLAPGVLALAVMSTAFTGQAIATGFERRYGVLKRLGASPLPRWALMTAKTLSVLVTEVLQIVLLALIAFLLGWSPHGSPVSVLLLLVLGTAAFSGLGLLMAGTLKAEATLAAANLVFLLLLVGGGVIVPLDRFPDGVASVLALLPVSALSDGLRDVLQHGASMPWGDLGILAVWAVLGLGAAARLFRWE; encoded by the coding sequence ATGAGCGCCGGTACATACGCGCCGAAGCCCGGGGCCGCACCCCTGCCGCGCATGATCGCGGCGCAGGCCGCCTTCGAGACCAGGATGCTCCTGCGCAACGGTGAGCAGCTGCTGCTCACCGTGATCATCCCGTCGCTGCTGCTGGTGCTGTTCTCCACCGTCGACGTGGTCGACACCGGCAGCGGCAAGGCCGTCGACTTCCTGGCACCCGGCGTGCTGGCGCTCGCCGTGATGTCCACCGCCTTCACCGGGCAGGCCATCGCCACCGGCTTCGAGCGGCGCTACGGCGTGCTCAAGCGGCTGGGCGCCTCGCCGCTCCCCCGCTGGGCGCTGATGACCGCCAAGACGCTCTCGGTCCTGGTCACCGAGGTCCTGCAGATCGTGCTGCTGGCCTTGATCGCCTTCCTGCTCGGCTGGTCCCCGCACGGCAGCCCCGTCTCCGTGCTGCTGCTGCTCGTCCTCGGTACGGCCGCCTTCTCCGGGCTCGGTCTGCTGATGGCCGGCACGCTGAAGGCGGAGGCCACACTCGCCGCCGCCAACCTCGTCTTCCTGCTGCTCCTGGTGGGCGGCGGCGTGATCGTGCCGCTGGACAGGTTCCCCGACGGCGTCGCGTCGGTGCTCGCGCTGCTGCCTGTCTCGGCGCTGTCGGACGGGCTGCGCGACGTGCTCCAGCACGGGGCCTCCATGCCCTGGGGCGACCTCGGCATCCTCGCGGTCTGGGCGGTGCTCGGACTGGGCGCCGCCGCCCGGCTCTTCCGCTGGGAGTGA
- a CDS encoding ABC transporter ATP-binding protein, with the protein MKNESVVQVRGLVKRYGSKTAVDGLDLDVTAGSVTAVLGPNGAGKTTTIETCEGYRRADAGTVRVLGLDPVADAARLRPRIGVMLQSGGIYSGARADEMLRHMAKLHAHPLDVDALIERLGLGGCGRTAYRRLSGGQQQRLSLAMAVVGRPELVFLDEPTAGLDPQARRSTWDLVRELRADGVTTVLTTHHMDEAEELADGVAIVDAGRVIARGSIEELCRGGAENTLRFTGRPGLDLGSLLKALPDGTSAAELTSGAYRISGQVDPQLLATVTSWCAQHGVMPDGISVERHTLEDVFLEMTGRELR; encoded by the coding sequence ATGAAGAACGAGTCCGTCGTCCAGGTGCGGGGCCTGGTGAAGCGGTACGGATCCAAAACGGCCGTGGACGGTCTCGACCTCGATGTCACCGCAGGCTCCGTGACCGCCGTCCTCGGCCCCAACGGCGCCGGCAAGACCACCACCATCGAGACCTGCGAGGGCTACCGCCGTGCCGACGCGGGCACCGTGCGCGTCCTGGGCCTCGACCCGGTGGCCGACGCCGCACGGCTGCGCCCGCGGATCGGTGTGATGCTCCAGTCCGGCGGCATCTACTCCGGCGCACGCGCCGACGAGATGCTCCGGCACATGGCCAAGCTGCACGCCCACCCGCTGGACGTGGATGCGCTGATCGAGCGACTGGGGCTCGGCGGTTGCGGCCGTACGGCCTACCGCAGGCTCTCCGGCGGTCAGCAGCAGCGGCTCTCCCTGGCGATGGCCGTCGTCGGCCGCCCCGAACTGGTCTTCCTGGACGAGCCGACCGCCGGTCTCGACCCGCAGGCCCGCCGCTCCACCTGGGACCTGGTCCGCGAGCTGCGCGCCGACGGTGTCACCACCGTCCTGACCACGCACCACATGGACGAGGCCGAGGAGCTCGCCGACGGTGTCGCCATCGTCGACGCGGGCAGGGTCATCGCCCGCGGCAGCATCGAGGAGCTGTGCCGCGGCGGTGCGGAGAACACCCTGCGCTTCACGGGGCGTCCGGGCCTGGACCTCGGCTCGCTGCTCAAGGCACTGCCGGACGGCACGTCCGCGGCCGAGCTCACCTCGGGCGCGTACCGGATCAGCGGCCAGGTCGACCCGCAGCTGCTGGCGACGGTGACCTCGTGGTGCGCGCAGCACGGCGTGATGCCGGACGGCATCTCGGTGGAGCGCCACACCCTTGAGGACGTCTTCCTGGAAATGACCGGCAGGGAGCTGCGGTGA
- a CDS encoding DUF72 domain-containing protein — MPVLIGTSGWQYKDWRGELYPQELPQRLWLEEYGRHFVTVESNNAFYRLPEQKTFADWRRRTPEGFVMAVKASRYLTHIKRLRDPQEPVARLMSRAEGLGERLGPVLLQLPPTLRCDPRSLDAALACFPRGVRVAVEPRHVSWWTDEVREVLRNRGAALCWADRGSRPVTPLWRTADWGYLRFHEGRAEPWPGYGRKALAAWAGRIADAWTDTADVFAFFNNDPGGAAVRDATSFARAVASKRRTVLRPAGVRNTAE; from the coding sequence ATGCCCGTGCTCATCGGCACCTCCGGGTGGCAGTACAAGGACTGGCGCGGCGAGCTCTACCCCCAGGAGCTGCCCCAGCGGCTCTGGCTGGAGGAGTACGGACGGCACTTCGTGACCGTCGAGAGCAACAACGCCTTCTACCGCCTCCCCGAGCAGAAGACCTTCGCCGACTGGCGTCGGCGCACCCCGGAGGGCTTCGTCATGGCGGTGAAGGCGAGCCGCTATCTGACGCACATCAAACGGCTGCGCGATCCGCAGGAGCCCGTCGCGCGCCTCATGAGCCGCGCCGAAGGCCTGGGGGAGCGGCTGGGACCCGTACTGCTCCAGCTCCCGCCCACGCTCCGGTGCGATCCCAGATCCCTGGACGCGGCACTGGCCTGTTTCCCCCGCGGGGTGCGCGTGGCCGTCGAGCCCCGGCACGTGTCCTGGTGGACGGACGAGGTCAGGGAGGTGCTGAGGAACCGTGGCGCGGCCCTGTGCTGGGCGGACCGGGGCTCGCGGCCGGTGACGCCGCTGTGGCGTACCGCGGACTGGGGCTATCTGCGGTTCCACGAGGGCAGGGCCGAGCCCTGGCCCGGATACGGGAGAAAAGCGCTGGCCGCCTGGGCCGGGCGGATCGCCGACGCCTGGACGGACACGGCCGACGTCTTCGCCTTTTTCAACAACGACCCAGGGGGCGCGGCCGTCCGCGACGCGACCTCCTTCGCCCGTGCGGTGGCGTCGAAGCGGCGCACTGTGCTGCGCCCGGCCGGGGTCCGGAACACCGCCGAGTGA